The following DNA comes from Nitrospira sp..
TGCCGTGAAAGCCGCGCTGCTGGCCGAGGCACAAGCCATTCTTGATGAGGATATTGCGCTCTGCAAAGCCATGGGGAAGCACGGCGCGGAGCTGATCTCAAGCGGGCAGACCGTCCTGACGCATTGCAATGCCGGGGCTTTGGCGACGGCGGGTTATGGCACGGCGCTCGGTGTGATTCGCGCAGCCTGGGAGCAGGGAAAGAAAATCCAAGTCATTGCGGATGAAACGCGCCCGGTCTTGCAAGGCGCCCGGCTCACGGCCTGGGAGCTGATGCAGGACAAGATCCCGGTGACGCTCATCACCGACAACATGGCCGGATCGCTCATGCGTCAAGGGAAGATTCAGCTCTGCGTCGTCGGCGCCGATCGGATCGCGGCCAACGGCGATGTGGCGAATAAGATCGGCACCTATTCCGTGGCGGTGCTAGCCAAAGCTCACGGCATTCCGTTCTATGTCGCAGCGCCGTACTCGACGATCGATTTGAAGACGAAGACTGGCGCGGACATCCCCATCGAGCAACGGAACCCGTTAGAAGTCACCACCATCCACGGCAGCCACCCGATCGCGCCCGCCGGCGTGGCCGTCTACAATCCTGCTTTTGACGTGACGCCGGCTGAATTAATCACCGGCATCATCACCGAACGCGGTGTGTTTAAGCCGGGTGAGCTGTCGAAGCAGTTCCGGGTCTAGCGGTGTTCTCGACTGGGGCTGGCTATCTTGCATTTTCGTCTTTATTTATATAGCTATGTAGCCTAATCGTGCATCGATAATCTGAGCTTGAAGGCAGCGTGGCATGAATAACGACGACCTCCTGTCGCTGGTGCGTTCAAAAGTAGAAGAATTGGCACGAACGCTCTTGGGATCCGAGTCTCAGGTCAATGTGTTTGTGTTCGGTTCTAGGGCCAGTGGACGGGCCGGATCGCGGTCAGATATCGATATCGGAGTCGATCTCGGGCATGTC
Coding sequences within:
- a CDS encoding nucleotidyltransferase domain-containing protein, with the translated sequence MNNDDLLSLVRSKVEELARTLLGSESQVNVFVFGSRASGRAGSRSDIDIGVDLGHVIAPEALSALRDAFDELPILQKVDVVDFSAVDERFKAIALQHTKGLYERQAA
- the mtnA gene encoding S-methyl-5-thioribose-1-phosphate isomerase, with the protein product MVPTVEWKNGFVRLLDQSRLPEHVEFLDCRDYRAVADAIRELKVRGAPAIGVTAALGVALGAQAVSATEFPAFAQALVPICEHLAATRPTAVNLFWAIDRMKKKLASLSAQSVPAVKAALLAEAQAILDEDIALCKAMGKHGAELISSGQTVLTHCNAGALATAGYGTALGVIRAAWEQGKKIQVIADETRPVLQGARLTAWELMQDKIPVTLITDNMAGSLMRQGKIQLCVVGADRIAANGDVANKIGTYSVAVLAKAHGIPFYVAAPYSTIDLKTKTGADIPIEQRNPLEVTTIHGSHPIAPAGVAVYNPAFDVTPAELITGIITERGVFKPGELSKQFRV